In Phragmites australis chromosome 16, lpPhrAust1.1, whole genome shotgun sequence, one DNA window encodes the following:
- the LOC133895704 gene encoding putative F-box protein At5g52610, whose product MAILKSPSSIDSDMSLAEESEMVSLSDDLIADIILRLPVRSVARSMCVSKNWCATISDDYLRHRLPLFMSLVYFPDDPARGKAPRFACAAGGGSRLLEDCGLGFFPFLEGAVVCDACNGLLLFRSPGTPRFYVVDPVTRRWVALPRPSRDAQLSMLAFDPFSSRSYHVINFTGWRERGATVEVFSSETWAWTARDAEFGVPAGSLSGSMHFHDGAVYVLASDPDFLVRMDVADPELACTAVALPEPMDGDGRVAHSGGRLHYVSSYGELLKVWALDDSSTRQWRLKHTVKVDDVVEGECRGSEIRFLALHPEKDAVYMWSPWKLVEYDLTMKEITGAWEFGGKDQNSEKNRIVKTSLVPSSLYLSDCLADGHVQC is encoded by the coding sequence ATGGCAATCTTGAAGAGCCCTTCGTCCATTGACAGTGACATGAGCTTAGCCGAAGAGAGTGAGATGGTCAGCCTGAGCGACGATCTGATCGCCGACATTATCCTTAGGCTGCCCGTCAGGTCCGTGGCGCGGTCCATGTGCGTGTCCAAGAATTGGTGCGCCACCATCTCCGATGACTACCTCCGCCACAGGCTTCCCCTATTCATGTCCCTTGTCTATTTCCCCGATGATCCCGCCCGCGGCAAGGCGCCGCGGTTCGCGtgcgcggccggcggcggcagtCGTCTGCTCGAGGACTGCGGCCTCGGCTTCTTCCCGTTCCTGGAAGGCGCCGTCGTCTGCGACGCCTGCAACGGCCTGCTCCTGTTCCGCTCCCCGGGCACGCCGCGGTTCTACGTCGTCGACCCGGTGACGAGGCGGTGGGTGGCGCTGCCGCGGCCGTCGAGGGACGCGCAGCTGTCCATGTTGGCGTTCGACCCGTTCAGCTCTCGTAGCTACCACGTGATCAACTTCACCGGGTGGCGGGAGCGCGGGGCCACGGTCGAGGTGTTCTCGTCGGAGACGTGGGCGTGGACCGCGCGCGACGCCGAGTTCGGCGTCCCCGCGGGCTCCCTCTCCGGCTCGATGCACTTCCACGACGGCGCCGTGTACGTCCTGGCCTCCGACCCGGACTTCCTCGTGCGCATGGACGTCGCCGACCCCGAGCTCGCGTGCACCGCTGTCGCGCTCCCCGAGCCAATGGACGGCGACGGCCGCGTCGCGCACTCCGGTGGCCGCCTGCATTACGTGTCCAGCTATGGAGAGCTGCTCAAGGTCTGGGCCCTCGACGACTCATCAACCCGCCAATGGCGCCTGAAGCATACCGTCAAGGTTGACGACGTCGTGGAGGGAGAGTGCAGGGGAAGCGAGATCAGGTTCCTGGCGCTTCACCCGGAGAAGGATGCGGTGTACATGTGGTCGCCGTGGAAGCTCGTGGAGTATGACTTGACGATGAAGGAGATCACCGGAGCTTGGGAGTTCGGCGGCAAGGATCAGAACAGCGAGAAGAATCGTATCGTCAAGACCAGCCTTGTCCCTTCGTCGTTGTACTTATCGGATTGCTTGGCTGATGGTCACGTGCAGTGCTGA